Proteins encoded by one window of Anguilla rostrata isolate EN2019 chromosome 9, ASM1855537v3, whole genome shotgun sequence:
- the layna gene encoding layilin isoform X2 — MDFMKLLGTVLSVCCYPGTAFKLFSGQRICRRGTERPCYKIAYFQDIQRKVNFEEASRACRSDGGELLSIETESEQRFIENFIQELRASDGDFWIGLRRSQGYQETSSDCPAQYHWLDGSQATFRNWHWDEPSCGYEVCVVMYHQPSAPPGLGGLYMFQWNDDNCDTKNNFICKYTREKQPDSTAAGNLTQTDSPTVSLRPKYPAVTVDDPKIKVEVSQSKGSALNIAYIVLPTIPLLLLLLVASGVFCFKLLARRRKEQTETCPKEPGYWVPADRCNSPSPDVYNVISKQHEADLAGTRPDIKNTSFLGSSPDTPPGDYDNLAGRDTESGFVTLASTESGFVTNDLYETYQSRGRYYRETGWVDNDIYGY; from the exons gCCAGCGCATCTGCCGGCGGGGCACAGAGAGGCCCTGCTACAAGATAGCGTACTTCCAGGACATTCAGCGCAAGGTGAACTTTGAGGAGGCCAGCCGGGCCTGCCGCAGCGATGGCGGAGAGCTCCTCAGCATCGAGACTGAGAGCGAGCAGCGGTTCATCGAGAACTTCATCCAGGAGCTGCGGGCCTCCGACGGAGACTTCTGGATCGGGCTCCGCAGGAGCCAGGGCTACCAGGAGACCAGCAGCGACTGCCCCGCGCAGTACCACTGGCTGGACGGCAGTCAGGCCACCTTCAG gaaCTGGCACTGGGACGAGCCTTCGTGTGGGTacgaggtgtgtgtggtgatgtacCACCAGCCCTCTGCCCCGCCAGGCCTGGGGGGCCTGTACATGTTCCAGTGGAATGACGACAACTGCGACACGAAGAACAACTTCATCTGCAAGTACACCCGCG AAAAACAGCCAGACTCCACAGCAGCAGGGAACctcacacaaacag ATTCTCCAACCGTATCTCTGAGGCCAAAATACCCAGCAGTTACTGTTGACGATCCCAAAATCAAAGTAGAAGTGTCTCAGTCCAAAG GCAGTGCCCTGAATATTGCCTACATTGTCCTCCCCACCATCcctctgctgttgctgttgctggtgGCATCGGGGGTGTTCTGTTTCAAGCTCCTGGCCAGGAG GAGGAAGGAGCAGACCGAAACGTGCCCCAAGGAGCCAGGGTACTGGGTGCCAGCTGACCGCTGCAACAGCCCCAGCCCGGACGTCTACAACGTCATCAGCAAGCAACACGAGGCGGACCTGGCAGGCACTCGCCCAGACATCAAGAACACATCCTTCCTGGGCTCGTCGCCCGACACTCCGCCCGGCGATTACGACAACCTGGCGGGCAGGGACACGGAGAGCGGCTTCGTGACGCTGGCCAGCACGGAGAGCGGCTTCGTAACCAACGACCTCTACGAGACCTATCAGAGCCGCGGCCGATACTACCGTGAGACGGGATGGGTGGACAATGACATCTACGGCTACTGA
- the layna gene encoding layilin isoform X1, producing MDFMKLLGTVLSVCCYPGTAFKLFSADFYEPKGQRICRRGTERPCYKIAYFQDIQRKVNFEEASRACRSDGGELLSIETESEQRFIENFIQELRASDGDFWIGLRRSQGYQETSSDCPAQYHWLDGSQATFRNWHWDEPSCGYEVCVVMYHQPSAPPGLGGLYMFQWNDDNCDTKNNFICKYTREKQPDSTAAGNLTQTDSPTVSLRPKYPAVTVDDPKIKVEVSQSKGSALNIAYIVLPTIPLLLLLLVASGVFCFKLLARRRKEQTETCPKEPGYWVPADRCNSPSPDVYNVISKQHEADLAGTRPDIKNTSFLGSSPDTPPGDYDNLAGRDTESGFVTLASTESGFVTNDLYETYQSRGRYYRETGWVDNDIYGY from the exons CGGACTTTTATGAGCCCAAAG gCCAGCGCATCTGCCGGCGGGGCACAGAGAGGCCCTGCTACAAGATAGCGTACTTCCAGGACATTCAGCGCAAGGTGAACTTTGAGGAGGCCAGCCGGGCCTGCCGCAGCGATGGCGGAGAGCTCCTCAGCATCGAGACTGAGAGCGAGCAGCGGTTCATCGAGAACTTCATCCAGGAGCTGCGGGCCTCCGACGGAGACTTCTGGATCGGGCTCCGCAGGAGCCAGGGCTACCAGGAGACCAGCAGCGACTGCCCCGCGCAGTACCACTGGCTGGACGGCAGTCAGGCCACCTTCAG gaaCTGGCACTGGGACGAGCCTTCGTGTGGGTacgaggtgtgtgtggtgatgtacCACCAGCCCTCTGCCCCGCCAGGCCTGGGGGGCCTGTACATGTTCCAGTGGAATGACGACAACTGCGACACGAAGAACAACTTCATCTGCAAGTACACCCGCG AAAAACAGCCAGACTCCACAGCAGCAGGGAACctcacacaaacag ATTCTCCAACCGTATCTCTGAGGCCAAAATACCCAGCAGTTACTGTTGACGATCCCAAAATCAAAGTAGAAGTGTCTCAGTCCAAAG GCAGTGCCCTGAATATTGCCTACATTGTCCTCCCCACCATCcctctgctgttgctgttgctggtgGCATCGGGGGTGTTCTGTTTCAAGCTCCTGGCCAGGAG GAGGAAGGAGCAGACCGAAACGTGCCCCAAGGAGCCAGGGTACTGGGTGCCAGCTGACCGCTGCAACAGCCCCAGCCCGGACGTCTACAACGTCATCAGCAAGCAACACGAGGCGGACCTGGCAGGCACTCGCCCAGACATCAAGAACACATCCTTCCTGGGCTCGTCGCCCGACACTCCGCCCGGCGATTACGACAACCTGGCGGGCAGGGACACGGAGAGCGGCTTCGTGACGCTGGCCAGCACGGAGAGCGGCTTCGTAACCAACGACCTCTACGAGACCTATCAGAGCCGCGGCCGATACTACCGTGAGACGGGATGGGTGGACAATGACATCTACGGCTACTGA